In one Thermaerobacter sp. PB12/4term genomic region, the following are encoded:
- a CDS encoding FAD-dependent oxidoreductase has protein sequence MSRRKRLVVVGGVAAGMSAASRARRLDPDLEIEVFERSGFVSYGSCGLPYFVGGLIREPGELVVYTPEFFRQKRNIAVHVQHEVTAIHPDEHYLEVRDLVTGRQRQVEFDTLILATGARPVEPPIPGLDLKGVHFLRLVEDGIAIREHARALVAQERRKAVVIGGGYVGLEMAEALVTVGMEVAIVERLPQVMPNLDREMAELVHDELRRHGVALYLGEGARAVLGDGGRVRALDTDARTLPADLVLVAVGVRPNSELAEAAGIELGAGRAIKVDEFMRTSHPSVYAAGDCTDTVHRVSGRRAYIPLGTTANKQGRVAGENAAGGHARFPGVLGTAIVKVFDLGVARTGLTAREAALAGLEAGATTIRHGSRAHYYPGAGKLHVRLVHGPDGRLLGAQMAGPVDAVLRIDTLVAALHAGMTVDQLYELDLAYAPPFAPVWDPVLVAARQAMNAIRGVSD, from the coding sequence ATGTCCCGGAGAAAGCGCCTGGTGGTGGTCGGGGGCGTCGCGGCCGGCATGAGCGCCGCCTCCCGGGCGCGTCGCCTCGATCCTGACCTGGAGATCGAGGTGTTCGAGCGCAGCGGCTTCGTCTCGTACGGCTCTTGCGGCTTGCCCTACTTCGTCGGCGGCCTGATCCGCGAACCCGGCGAGCTGGTGGTCTACACTCCGGAGTTCTTCCGCCAGAAACGCAACATCGCCGTTCACGTCCAGCACGAGGTCACGGCCATTCATCCGGACGAACACTACCTGGAGGTACGCGACCTCGTGACCGGGCGCCAGCGGCAGGTGGAGTTCGACACCTTGATCCTCGCCACGGGCGCCCGCCCCGTCGAGCCGCCCATTCCCGGCCTCGACCTGAAGGGTGTCCATTTCCTGCGGCTGGTCGAGGACGGCATCGCCATCCGCGAGCACGCCCGGGCCCTGGTGGCCCAGGAGAGACGCAAGGCGGTCGTCATCGGCGGTGGCTACGTCGGGCTCGAAATGGCCGAGGCCCTGGTCACCGTCGGCATGGAGGTGGCCATCGTCGAGCGTCTCCCCCAGGTCATGCCCAACCTCGACCGGGAGATGGCCGAGCTGGTCCACGATGAATTGCGCCGTCACGGTGTGGCGCTGTATCTGGGCGAGGGGGCGCGGGCCGTGCTGGGCGACGGTGGCCGCGTGCGGGCGCTGGACACCGACGCCCGCACCCTGCCGGCCGATCTGGTCCTGGTGGCCGTGGGCGTGCGGCCCAATTCCGAGCTGGCCGAGGCGGCCGGCATCGAGCTGGGCGCCGGGCGGGCGATCAAGGTGGACGAGTTCATGCGCACGTCGCACCCGTCCGTCTATGCCGCCGGCGACTGCACCGACACCGTCCACCGGGTCAGCGGCCGGCGCGCCTACATTCCCCTCGGTACCACGGCCAACAAGCAGGGGCGCGTGGCCGGCGAGAACGCCGCCGGCGGCCACGCCCGCTTCCCCGGGGTACTGGGTACGGCCATCGTCAAGGTATTCGACCTGGGCGTCGCCCGTACGGGTCTGACCGCCCGCGAGGCCGCGTTGGCGGGCCTGGAGGCCGGGGCCACGACGATCCGCCACGGCTCCCGCGCCCACTACTACCCCGGTGCCGGCAAGCTCCACGTCCGGCTGGTCCACGGGCCTGACGGCCGCCTGCTGGGCGCCCAGATGGCGGGACCGGTCGACGCCGTCTTGCGCATCGACACGCTGGTGGCGGCCCTCCATGCAGGCATGACGGTGGACCAGCTCTACGAACTGGACCTGGCCTACGCACCCCCCTTCGCGCCCGTGTGGGATCCGGTGCTGGTGGCCGCACGCCAGGCCATGAACGCCATCCGGGGCGTGTCGGACTAG
- a CDS encoding DUF302 domain-containing protein, with protein MAELDYTVATDKPVDEAIQALQSALAERKFSALWHLHVNEKLQEKGFHLEPEFHIFEVCNPAKAKQALETDQKVGYLLPCKIVVYADRNDGNRTKIGLLRPQTLIGLLGDERFRDLATEVEQELRAVVDAAAR; from the coding sequence ATGGCGGAGCTGGACTACACGGTGGCCACGGACAAGCCGGTGGACGAGGCCATCCAAGCGCTGCAGTCCGCGCTGGCGGAACGGAAGTTCAGCGCCCTCTGGCACCTGCACGTCAACGAGAAGCTGCAAGAGAAGGGCTTCCACCTCGAACCCGAGTTCCACATCTTCGAGGTCTGCAATCCTGCCAAGGCCAAGCAGGCCCTAGAGACCGATCAGAAGGTCGGTTACCTGCTGCCTTGCAAGATCGTGGTGTACGCCGACCGCAACGACGGCAACCGCACGAAGATCGGCCTGCTGCGCCCGCAGACGCTGATCGGCCTGCTGGGCGACGAGCGGTTTCGTGACCTGGCGACCGAGGTGGAACAGGAGCTGCGCGCGGTGGTGGATGCGGCGGCCCGCTGA
- a CDS encoding helix-turn-helix transcriptional regulator, protein MTAERTDTEKQLLELQARLCHVLASPKRLEILYTLAGGEMTAGELARVVDTTTANLSQHLALMRQYGLVESRKEGLNVYYRLASREILEACQAVRHVLLEHLRRSAMLAAQSGAGPQPGQP, encoded by the coding sequence ATGACTGCGGAGCGGACGGACACGGAAAAGCAGTTGCTGGAGCTGCAGGCGCGACTCTGTCATGTGCTGGCCAGCCCCAAGCGCCTGGAGATTCTGTATACCCTGGCCGGCGGTGAGATGACGGCCGGTGAGCTGGCGCGGGTCGTCGACACCACCACCGCCAACCTCTCCCAGCACCTGGCCCTCATGCGCCAGTACGGACTTGTGGAGTCGCGGAAGGAAGGGCTCAACGTGTATTACCGGCTCGCCTCGCGCGAGATCCTGGAAGCGTGCCAGGCCGTTCGCCACGTGCTCCTCGAGCACTTGCGGCGCAGTGCGATGCTGGCCGCTCAGAGCGGCGCCGGTCCGCAACCCGGGCAGCCGTGA
- a CDS encoding rhodanese-like domain-containing protein: protein MAMRAPWPDTVTPEELRRRLEAGNAPLIVDVREPDEYAGGHIPGARLLPLGQVPIRYRELPSDQEIVLVCRSGNRSGLAQQWLQGMGFRNVRNLVGGMQRWKGPVEYGPGRGR, encoded by the coding sequence ATGGCGATGCGCGCTCCGTGGCCGGACACCGTCACGCCCGAGGAGCTGCGCCGGCGGCTCGAGGCGGGCAACGCCCCGCTGATCGTCGACGTACGCGAGCCCGACGAGTACGCCGGCGGGCACATCCCGGGCGCGCGGTTGCTCCCGCTGGGGCAGGTACCCATACGGTACCGGGAGTTGCCGTCCGACCAGGAGATCGTCCTCGTCTGCCGGAGTGGGAACCGCTCCGGCCTGGCCCAGCAATGGCTGCAGGGGATGGGTTTCCGCAACGTCCGCAACCTGGTGGGCGGCATGCAGCGGTGGAAGGGCCCGGTGGAATACGGCCCCGGGCGGGGTCGATGA
- a CDS encoding MBL fold metallo-hydrolase: protein MDPRTRTPSEIDAAELKRMLDRGETPFLIDLRNDEEFRRWRIEGRQPLQMIHVPYYEILAEAEEDDLIASAKAYARRHWVDHLPREGRIVVVCAHGGTSGYVAQGLRELGYDAVSLRGGMIAWGDHYEFVPVVEEEGLAVYQINRPARGCLSYLVASEGEAVIIDPLRHAERYLEFSRRHGLTITRVLDTHAHADHISSGAELAEQLGVPYHLHPYDAIHPMDVLPATFRYQPVYDGQEFRVGRATLRAIHVPGHTLGQVVYLLDGRYLFSGDTIFVESIARPDLGGRAETWTPLYYRSLLRLMELPDATLVLPGHFSRPQEADARGRVAGTLGDLKQSNEGLQALAAGERAFVDFIMGRLPEFPQQYVDIKRVNTGLLRPSEEQASELELGRNVCALAEEAA, encoded by the coding sequence GTGGACCCAAGGACGCGTACTCCCTCGGAAATCGATGCCGCTGAGCTCAAGCGGATGCTGGACCGGGGCGAAACCCCGTTCCTGATCGATCTCCGCAATGACGAGGAGTTTCGCCGCTGGCGGATCGAAGGCCGCCAGCCCCTGCAGATGATCCACGTGCCGTACTACGAGATCCTGGCCGAGGCCGAGGAAGACGACCTCATCGCATCCGCCAAGGCCTACGCGCGCCGGCACTGGGTGGACCACCTGCCCCGGGAAGGGCGGATCGTGGTCGTGTGCGCCCACGGCGGCACCTCCGGGTATGTGGCCCAGGGGCTCCGCGAGCTGGGCTATGACGCCGTCAGCTTGCGCGGCGGTATGATCGCCTGGGGCGACCACTACGAGTTTGTCCCCGTGGTGGAGGAAGAAGGCCTTGCCGTTTATCAGATCAACCGCCCGGCCCGCGGCTGCCTGAGCTATCTGGTGGCCTCGGAGGGGGAGGCGGTGATCATCGACCCCCTGCGCCACGCCGAGCGCTACCTGGAGTTCTCGCGCCGGCACGGCCTGACCATCACGCGGGTCCTGGACACCCACGCCCACGCCGACCACATCAGCAGTGGCGCCGAGCTGGCAGAACAACTGGGCGTGCCCTATCACCTGCACCCCTACGACGCCATTCACCCCATGGACGTGTTGCCCGCTACCTTCCGCTACCAGCCGGTGTACGACGGGCAGGAGTTCCGTGTGGGCCGTGCCACCTTGCGTGCAATCCATGTGCCCGGCCACACCCTGGGCCAGGTGGTCTACCTGCTGGACGGTCGCTACCTGTTCAGCGGCGACACCATCTTCGTGGAGTCCATCGCCCGACCGGACCTGGGTGGCCGGGCCGAGACCTGGACGCCCCTTTATTACCGGTCCCTTCTGCGCCTGATGGAACTGCCTGACGCGACGCTGGTTCTTCCCGGGCACTTCAGCCGGCCGCAGGAGGCGGACGCCCGCGGCCGCGTCGCCGGTACGCTGGGCGACCTCAAGCAGTCGAACGAGGGCCTGCAGGCCCTGGCAGCGGGCGAGCGGGCCTTCGTCGACTTCATCATGGGCCGCTTGCCGGAGTTCCCGCAGCAGTACGTGGACATCAAGCGGGTGAACACCGGTTTGCTGCGGCCGAGCGAGGAGCAGGCGTCCGAGCTCGAACTGGGGCGCAACGTCTGCGCGCTGGCGGAAGAAGCGGCCTGA
- a CDS encoding sulfurtransferase TusA family protein — MNATFKPSATVDARGLSCPLPIVRARKAIDALQVGEILEVLATDKGAPADFRGWCEQTEHKFLGVVEDEGFLRLYVKKLVPETKEKGQLFEREISSQELARRLEAGDTLTVLDVREPEEYEAGHIPGALSVPIETLSEFAAKLDRTAEIAVVCRSGRRSAYGCRILQQAGFEKVVNVVPGMSAWSGPVEQGGAGAAPAPASR; from the coding sequence GTGAACGCTACGTTCAAGCCGAGCGCCACCGTGGATGCCCGCGGCCTTTCCTGCCCGTTGCCGATCGTGCGGGCGCGCAAGGCGATCGATGCCCTGCAGGTCGGGGAGATCCTCGAGGTGCTGGCGACCGACAAGGGCGCACCTGCCGATTTCCGGGGCTGGTGTGAGCAGACGGAGCACAAGTTCCTGGGCGTGGTGGAGGACGAAGGTTTCCTCCGGCTGTATGTCAAGAAGCTGGTCCCGGAAACCAAGGAGAAGGGACAGCTCTTCGAGCGCGAGATCAGCAGCCAGGAACTGGCCCGGCGCCTCGAGGCCGGGGACACGCTGACCGTTCTCGACGTGCGGGAACCGGAGGAGTACGAGGCCGGCCATATCCCCGGTGCCCTCTCCGTACCCATCGAGACGCTGTCCGAGTTTGCCGCCAAGCTCGACCGCACGGCGGAGATCGCCGTGGTCTGCCGCAGCGGCCGCCGCAGCGCCTATGGCTGCCGCATCCTGCAACAGGCCGGCTTCGAGAAGGTGGTCAACGTCGTGCCGGGCATGTCCGCCTGGTCGGGCCCGGTCGAGCAGGGCGGTGCCGGGGCTGCCCCGGCACCGGCATCCCGCTGA
- a CDS encoding DsrE/DsrF/DrsH-like family protein: MSVRRVAIIASHGNIDDAYKVLNIATAAAAMGAEVQVFFTFDGLKIIHKEANRQLPVPEHLQPALEGFKKNNVPSVPELLEIARESGVKLIGCQMTMDVMGIGLDELVDGVEPGGAATFLAFAAEADVNVTF, from the coding sequence GTGTCCGTCCGTCGCGTGGCCATCATCGCCAGCCACGGGAACATCGACGACGCGTACAAGGTGCTGAACATCGCCACGGCAGCTGCCGCCATGGGGGCGGAGGTCCAGGTCTTCTTCACCTTCGATGGCCTGAAGATCATCCATAAGGAAGCGAACCGGCAGTTGCCGGTGCCGGAGCACCTGCAGCCGGCGCTGGAGGGCTTCAAGAAGAACAACGTGCCTTCGGTGCCTGAGCTGCTGGAGATCGCCAGGGAATCGGGAGTCAAGCTGATCGGCTGCCAGATGACCATGGACGTCATGGGCATCGGCCTCGACGAGCTGGTGGACGGGGTCGAGCCTGGTGGCGCGGCCACCTTCCTGGCCTTTGCGGCCGAGGCCGACGTCAACGTCACCTTTTGA
- a CDS encoding sulfite exporter TauE/SafE family protein → MSALLFVIGLAGGFFSGLLGLGGAILMVPLLLFVPPLFGFPALDMKQVAAITIVQVFFAALSGMVVHWRNRFVHKDLVLTMGGASALAALVGGLLSDLVNARALLLLFAGVATAAGVLMFLPRREEDPDATADHVRFNRPLAVAIALAVGLVGGLVGAPGAFIYVPLMMYLLKIPTRVTLGSTLAIVLFTAAFGMVGKVATGQVDWPLALALVLGSVPGAQAGGYLSKRVRAGALRWMVAVVVWGSVVQMWRQAVSG, encoded by the coding sequence ATGAGCGCCCTCCTTTTCGTGATCGGCCTGGCTGGCGGGTTCTTCTCGGGATTGCTGGGGCTCGGCGGTGCGATCCTCATGGTTCCACTGCTCCTGTTCGTCCCGCCGCTGTTCGGCTTCCCGGCCCTGGACATGAAGCAGGTGGCCGCCATCACCATCGTGCAGGTGTTCTTCGCAGCGCTGTCCGGCATGGTGGTCCACTGGCGCAACCGGTTCGTCCACAAGGATCTGGTCCTGACCATGGGAGGAGCCAGCGCCCTCGCCGCCCTGGTGGGCGGCCTGCTGTCCGATCTGGTGAACGCCCGCGCGTTGCTCCTTCTCTTCGCCGGCGTTGCCACGGCCGCGGGCGTGCTGATGTTCCTGCCCCGCCGGGAAGAAGATCCGGACGCGACGGCGGACCACGTCCGCTTCAATCGGCCGCTGGCGGTGGCCATCGCCCTGGCGGTGGGGTTGGTGGGCGGGCTCGTCGGGGCGCCGGGCGCCTTCATCTATGTGCCCTTGATGATGTACCTGCTCAAGATTCCTACCCGGGTCACCCTGGGCTCGACCCTGGCCATCGTCCTCTTCACCGCCGCCTTCGGCATGGTGGGCAAGGTGGCGACGGGGCAGGTCGACTGGCCGCTGGCGCTGGCGCTGGTGCTGGGTTCGGTCCCCGGGGCCCAGGCGGGGGGGTATCTGTCGAAACGGGTCCGCGCCGGTGCGCTGCGCTGGATGGTCGCAGTCGTGGTCTGGGGGTCCGTGGTCCAAATGTGGCGCCAGGCCGTCTCCGGGTAA